The Amycolatopsis mongoliensis genome includes a window with the following:
- a CDS encoding DinB family protein, translating into MTPPLTPDEQVAAGGEREVLETFLDLYRGIVVRKVAGLSAEAACRRLVPSPTTLAGLVRHLASVEREWFLGVLDGRPAAEAGVRDDDGWTVDAVTDVDDLVADYERACAESRRVAARFALDDTVPMPRLGRVSLRWIYVHLIEETARHAGHADILREQSDGATGFDG; encoded by the coding sequence GTGACGCCACCGCTTACCCCGGACGAGCAGGTCGCCGCCGGCGGCGAACGCGAGGTGCTGGAGACGTTCCTGGACCTGTACCGGGGCATCGTCGTCCGGAAGGTGGCGGGGCTGTCCGCGGAAGCGGCGTGCCGGCGGCTGGTGCCGTCGCCGACGACGCTCGCGGGTCTCGTCCGGCACCTGGCGTCGGTCGAGCGGGAATGGTTCCTCGGCGTCCTGGACGGGCGGCCCGCGGCGGAAGCGGGCGTGCGGGACGACGACGGCTGGACCGTCGACGCGGTGACCGACGTCGACGACCTCGTCGCGGACTACGAACGCGCCTGCGCGGAGTCCCGGCGCGTGGCCGCCCGGTTCGCGCTCGACGACACCGTGCCGATGCCCCGGCTCGGCCGGGTGTCGCTGCGGTGGATCTACGTCCACCTGATCGAGGAGACCGCGCGGCACGCCGGGCACGCGGACATCCTCCGCGAGCAGAGCGACGGCGCCACCGGCTTCGACGGGTGA
- a CDS encoding DinB family protein, giving the protein MRISDEDYLWFAGRALDGMAAILTELGDERANRRPPLPGANTPYAIVTHCLGVLEFWAGSLVAGRAVERDRDAEFTASGPVNALLSRVAAAKDRLRADLAAAEPAEPLRAPAPAKYADTPAGRSQGGALQHVYEELAQHHGQLELTRDLLR; this is encoded by the coding sequence ATGCGGATCAGTGACGAGGACTACCTGTGGTTCGCCGGCCGGGCCCTGGACGGGATGGCGGCGATCCTCACGGAACTGGGCGACGAGCGGGCCAACCGGCGGCCGCCGCTACCCGGGGCGAACACGCCCTACGCGATCGTCACGCACTGCCTCGGCGTGCTCGAGTTCTGGGCCGGCTCGCTCGTCGCCGGCCGTGCGGTGGAGCGCGACCGGGACGCCGAGTTCACCGCGTCGGGCCCGGTGAACGCACTGCTCTCGCGGGTCGCCGCCGCCAAGGACCGGCTGCGCGCGGATCTGGCGGCGGCCGAGCCCGCCGAGCCGCTGCGCGCGCCGGCGCCCGCCAAGTACGCGGACACCCCGGCGGGCCGTTCCCAAGGCGGCGCGCTGCAGCACGTGTACGAGGAACTGGCGCAGCACCACGGCCAGCTCGAGCTGACCCGCGACCTCCTGCGCTAG
- a CDS encoding MDR family MFS transporter yields the protein MVISPPRAEAAAPMSPTRLRAAFAVLLLGMLLAMLDTTVVGTAMPTIAGALGGLDRLAWVVTAYTLTTAASTPIWGKLGDLHGRKGVHLSAIALFTVASVACGFAQDMTQLIAFRAVQGLGGGGLAVGALSLIGVLVPPRERGRYQGLTASVMAAGQIGGPLFGGLVTSFLGWRWNFYLNLPLGVLVFAATALVLVVPPVPRRRVHLDVAGALLLTTAVTGLLLLTNGTGPAVALAAITVVAFAGFVAVERRSREPVLPLSLFARHNIRLTTAVIFVVGVVSFGTITFVPLFQQTVQGVSASGSGTLLLPMTLAVVVASQVAGRVSSRTGRYRLFPIIGTTAMAAGCAVLATGHAGTPVWLTSGALVLVGTGLGLSTQLMTLIAQNTVPAEEIGVATANTTMFRTIGGAVGTSAFGALLATGPLVTGMSRVFTVAAVVAGLAAVAAWRIREVPLRSSTR from the coding sequence ATGGTCATCTCCCCACCGCGTGCCGAAGCGGCGGCGCCGATGAGCCCCACGCGGCTGCGCGCGGCGTTCGCCGTCCTGCTGCTGGGCATGCTGCTCGCGATGCTCGACACCACCGTCGTCGGCACCGCGATGCCGACGATCGCCGGCGCGCTCGGCGGCCTCGACCGGCTGGCCTGGGTCGTCACCGCCTACACCCTGACGACGGCCGCCTCGACCCCGATCTGGGGCAAGCTCGGGGATCTCCACGGGCGCAAAGGCGTGCACCTGAGCGCGATCGCGCTCTTCACCGTCGCTTCGGTGGCGTGCGGGTTCGCCCAGGACATGACGCAGCTGATCGCCTTCCGCGCGGTCCAGGGCCTGGGCGGCGGCGGGCTGGCCGTCGGCGCGCTCTCCCTGATCGGCGTCCTGGTCCCACCCCGCGAGCGCGGTCGCTACCAGGGCCTGACGGCGAGCGTGATGGCGGCCGGCCAGATCGGCGGCCCGCTCTTCGGCGGCCTCGTGACGAGTTTTCTGGGCTGGCGCTGGAACTTCTACCTCAACCTGCCGCTCGGCGTGCTGGTGTTCGCGGCCACCGCGCTCGTCCTGGTGGTCCCGCCGGTGCCCCGGCGCCGGGTGCACCTGGACGTCGCGGGCGCGCTGCTGCTCACCACCGCCGTGACCGGCTTGCTCCTGCTCACCAACGGCACCGGCCCGGCGGTGGCACTGGCGGCGATCACCGTCGTGGCGTTCGCGGGTTTCGTCGCGGTGGAACGGCGAAGCCGCGAACCGGTCCTGCCGCTCAGCTTGTTCGCCCGGCACAACATCCGGCTGACGACCGCGGTGATCTTCGTCGTCGGCGTGGTCAGCTTCGGCACGATCACGTTCGTCCCGCTGTTCCAGCAGACCGTGCAGGGCGTCTCGGCGTCCGGCTCCGGAACGCTGCTGTTGCCGATGACCCTGGCCGTCGTCGTCGCATCCCAGGTGGCCGGGCGCGTGAGCAGCCGGACCGGCCGGTACCGGCTCTTCCCGATCATCGGCACGACGGCGATGGCGGCGGGGTGCGCGGTGCTCGCGACCGGCCACGCCGGCACCCCGGTCTGGCTCACCAGCGGCGCGCTCGTGCTCGTCGGGACCGGCCTCGGCTTGAGCACGCAGCTGATGACGCTGATCGCCCAGAACACCGTGCCCGCCGAAGAGATCGGGGTGGCGACGGCGAACACGACCATGTTCCGCACGATCGGCGGCGCGGTCGGCACGTCGGCGTTCGGGGCGCTGCTGGCCACCGGCCCGCTGGTGACCGGGATGTCGCGCGTCTTCACCGTCGCCGCGGTCGTCGCCGGGCTGGCGGCCGTCGCGGCGTGGCGCATCCGGGAGGTCCCGCTTCGCTCCAGCACCCGGTGA